GGAAGGCTCGATCAAGCAGCAAGAGGCGTACTCGCAGCAAGACGCGCTACAGAAGAGCGCCGACCGCGACTCGGCTGATACTTCGCTGGAGACGGCTCCGTTCTACGGCGGGTACGGTGGTTACGGCGGGTATGGGTACGGCGGGGTGCACTACCACTTCCACTAAACCACACCCAAAGAGCCAATTAGCCCCCGGCTCTTCAAGCCGGGGGAGCATTCCGCGGAGCAATGTTCTTCGGAATGGCGAGCCACCCCCGGGCGGAGCCCGGGGCTAGAAATACAGACGCTTATAGCCCGGCTAGGATGGCCGGGCTATTTTTTTGCGCTCGCGGCTGGGGCGGCCGCGACGTTCGCCTGCGGCGCGTCGTCGGCGATCTCGAACGAGATCGTCGCTTGGCCGAGTTTGCCCGAATTGTGGTCGGTGATCGTCAGCTCAATCTCGTACGGCCCGGGATAGATCCGCTCGGGGAGGGCGAGCTCATACTGCATGTGGAAGTCGCGGCGGCGATTGCGGCACTGGTCCTGCACGTCGGGGAACTGCTTGCCGTCGACGAGCCGGCCCGATTCGTTGAGCACCTTGAAGCTCGTGCCAAGCGAGGTGGCGTAACCTTGCTCCGAAGCGTTGCTCGTGAAGTTCTCGACCTCGGCGTACAACATCACCTTTTGCCCGGGGCGGAAGGTGGTGACTTTGCTCGGCTCGTAAGCGCCGAAGCCGTCGACCTTGTCGACAAACGTGATGTTGCGAACGCGGAGCGAGGCGAGTTCCGAGAGCCGCGAACGGGCTTCGTCGAGCGGCGCCAGCGCGGCGATGGCCCGTTGCTTCTCGTCGAGTTGGGTGGTCGCGCTCAGATACGCGGAGATCGCGAAAAGCTGCTTCGACCAAAAATCTTGTTGAGCGGGCGAGGCGCCGGGGATCGGGCTGTAGGCTTCCTTCTCGTTGCCGGCGAGCAGTTGCAGCGTTCGCAACCGCATGTGGTCGTGGAGTTCGGCGACGGTGGTCGGCTGCGGCGCGACCGTCTGTTGCAGGTCGGCGATCGTGGCGTTGAGCTGGGCGTGCCAATCGCCGGGGGCGGCGTCGGCGACGATCGGCGTGAGCGGCTGTTGCGGCGTCGAGTTCGGCAGCGCGGCGACGGCCGCCGTGGGGAGCGGCAGCGGTTGATCGTCCGAGGCAATCGCCACGTCGGCGGCATCGGGTTCGTCGGGTTCGTTGGGCGTCGCTGGGAGCGAGCTGATCGCGGCGGGCGGCATGGAGCGCACGGCAGCGGGCGTTTGCGGATGGATTGCATCAACTGCTGGCGGAACGCCGGCGGGAGCTTGATGAGCAGCGGGGGAAACCTGCGGGTCGGCGGTGATCGCCGCCTGCGGCGATTGCGACGGCGGCCAGTTCGCGGCGGCAGGGGAGGGGGCCGCCTCGTGGTGCGCGTGGTCGGCCTGATCGACGTCTTGCGTTCCATCAACCGCTGCGGAAACGCGTTGAATCTTCGGCTGCGTCGGCGGCGAGTTGCGTCGCATCTGTTGGGTGGCGACGTCGAACTCGTTCTCCGGCGTCTCGCCCGCGAAAGCGGTCCGTTCGCGATCGGCTAGCTGCTGCCGGTAGGCGAGCGCCGTGCGGAACGTGTTGACCATCATCGCATGGTTTTCAGGATTCGCCTCCTTAAGATCGGCGAGCAACTGCTGTTCGGCGGCGGGATCGATCTCGCGGATTTCCTGCAACTGCTGCAGGACGTCGGCCGAGGCCGTGAGCGGCGGATCGGCGCCGCCAGCCACCGCTTTCTCGAGCGCGTGGGCCTTGAGCTCGGCGGCAGCCTGCTCTTCGACGCCGTCGCGATGCATGACAACCTGCTCGGACTTCGCATCGTGCTTGAACGCCGAGCCCAATGGCGCGGCGCAGCCGCTCGCGAATACTGCGAGCAGCAGTGCGGCGAAATGCGACGGTCGTGTGGCTGACGATTGAGTCATGCTCAGTCGGAATTGAACATCAATGCACGCGGATAGCCTGCTCTCGAAAACTGTGGGAGGGGTCTCTGACCCCGAAGCAACTTAACGCCACCGCAACTGTCGGGGGCGGTGACCGGCATCGGCGTCGGAGACGCCTCCCACAAACAATCTTCTCTCCCACAAGCCATCTTCGAGGAATGGCGGCCGCGGATGGTAGTGGAACGCCGTAACGTGGGCAAGTTCAGCGAAGTGCTAGCGGCCGGCAACGGGGGCGGCGTGCTGCGAGAGGCGGATGATGAGCGTTTCGATCACCCGGCGGGCCCGATCTTTCGTCGAGTTGTAACCTTTCAGCTCCAGGTCGGCTGCTAGCAACCAGCGGTAGAGCTGGCGAGCGCGCGGGCGGCCGATTTGCTTGAGCTGCCGCTCGGCGTCGTTCAGTTTGAACGGGGGCATGCCGGCCCGTTCGAGCGCGATGCGAATCGAAATCGCCTGGCGGCGACGCTCGGCCTGATCGAACAGCCGCACTGCGAGGGCAAACTTGCGAAGCGTCGACGCCATTTGCGGCAGCAAAGCGTGGGCTTCTTCGCCGGCGGCGAACAACCGGTCGAGTTGCTGCAGCGCGTCGGCCGCGCGGCCTTCAGCAGCGGCGTCGATCATGTCCCACGTCTTGCGTGCCCGCCAGCCGCCGACGTTCTCTTGCACCAGCTTCACATCGATCTTGCGGCTCGGCTCGGCCAGCAGCGAGAGGCGGGCAATCTCCTGGTAGAGAATGCCGGGCTCTGGCGGGATTTGTTCGAGCAACTGGTCGGCCGCGGCGCGGACGAGCTCGCACTTATATTCGCGACGGGCGACGACGACGAGCCAATCCTTCAGCTGCTTCGTGAACTCGGTGAGCTCTCTTCCCTGCGCGGGGGTGGCGCAGCGAATCGTGAGCCCCGACTCGGCGACTGCTTTGGCCAGCCGCGTGTTGCTTGGCCAGGTAGTGACTTCGAGGATGAGGATCGCATCGCTGCGCGGCTTAGCGACGTAATCTTCGAGCCGGTCGCGGTAGTGCTTCACAAGGTCGTCGGCTTCTTCGACGACGATCACCCGACGACCGCTGCCGAAGAGCGACAGTTCCGACAGGGCGTCGTGGAGGTCGCGGTACTCGATCTCGCTGCCGTCGAGATGCTCGGCCGCCGCGTCGGGATCGTCGCCGCAAAGTTGGGCGACGAGCGCGCGGCGGACTTCGTGCTGGAGGAAGCCGTCGTCGCCGACGATCGCCACCACGCCGGGAACGGTCACCGACTTGGGGTCGGTGAGGACGTCGAATCCCGAGAGCGTGGCGGCGGACTTTTTGGCCATGGCGACATCATACCGCGGGAGTGCGGCGCCGCGTAGGTTGGGCTTTCAGCCCGACGGCGGTGCGTTTGAGGATCGTTATTGCGACGATGCGTTCGGCGCCAGCCCCGACCTAGGTAGGTCGGGGCTAGTTGACGTTAGCAACGCTCGTCTCCAACAGTGCTGCGGTTCGCGTAGGTTGGGCATTCCTGCCCGACGGGCGCCATTGCTGGAGCTACAGTTCGCACACCTTGAGCTGGCTCCCGCTGCGCGGGAGGGTGAATCTCGTTTGAGATGGCGACTTGCTGGACGGGGCTGTCGGGCTGAAAGCCCAACCTACGCGGCGCGTCGTTTTTGTTGTCGCGTCGCTTGTGTCGCTTTCTTCGTTTTACGCGACATTAAGCGGTCGAGTCGGTCGCGGTCTTTTTGGCGCTGTTCGTTTTGCATGAGGCGCAGGCCCCAGTCGAGGAGGTCTTGGTGGCGTTGGGCGCGCTCCGCTTCCGTGAGAAGGGGCGGCGTCGATTGCCCCCGGTTTGAAGAACCGGGGGC
This sequence is a window from Lacipirellula parvula. Protein-coding genes within it:
- the holA gene encoding DNA polymerase III subunit delta, which produces MAKKSAATLSGFDVLTDPKSVTVPGVVAIVGDDGFLQHEVRRALVAQLCGDDPDAAAEHLDGSEIEYRDLHDALSELSLFGSGRRVIVVEEADDLVKHYRDRLEDYVAKPRSDAILILEVTTWPSNTRLAKAVAESGLTIRCATPAQGRELTEFTKQLKDWLVVVARREYKCELVRAAADQLLEQIPPEPGILYQEIARLSLLAEPSRKIDVKLVQENVGGWRARKTWDMIDAAAEGRAADALQQLDRLFAAGEEAHALLPQMASTLRKFALAVRLFDQAERRRQAISIRIALERAGMPPFKLNDAERQLKQIGRPRARQLYRWLLAADLELKGYNSTKDRARRVIETLIIRLSQHAAPVAGR